In Candidatus Atribacteria bacterium ADurb.Bin276, the genomic stretch GTTAAGAACCCCTTGTTCTTGTGCCATTTTAACTAGAGGAATATCCAGATAAGCTTCAGAAAAGGGAGTTGAAGTTGCTGGAGAATCAGCGAAAACGCCTTGCGAAAAAACCAATAGGACATATAAAATAGTAAAAAATTTAATTTTCATTTATCCACCTCCAATAGGAAAGGGATTTGTATATGAATAAACCGTATACGATCATGGAAGTCACCAATGAAAAAACTTCCATCGATAATATCAAGCAATTATTCTTGGAATACGCTCAATCGCTGAATTTTAGCTTGTGCTTTCAAAACTTTCAACAAGAGCTTGATGAACTCCCTGGCGTCTATTCACCTCCCAAAGGTTTGCTTTATTTAGCTCTGGTGTATGGAAAACCAGCTGGATGCATTGCAATGAAACCTCTTAAGGAACAAATCTGCGAGATGAAGCGACTTTATGTCCGACCGGAATTCCGAGGACTGGGAATCGGGAAGGGCTTGGCGATTCATCTCATCTCCCGTGCTAAAGAATTAGGCTACCATAAAATGCGTCTTGATACCATTTCGACCATGAAAGAAGCAATTACACTTTACCGGTCGCTGGGATTTTATGAAATTGAGCCTTATTATAATAATCCGGTTGAAGGCGCTCATTATATGGAAATAAATCTGATTGGATAGGATAAAAAAGAGGATAGATACTTTTTTCTTAAAATCCATTGACGGGTTAAATAAATCAAGCTTTAACAAAAGAATTTTAAAAAAGCCGTCATCCTGAGGCTTCGCTTTTTAAAGCCGTGAGGATCTCATCTTTTATAATTTATGGAATCATTGAATCGGGGAACGATGAAACTGGAAAGGATGAGATTCTCACGTCGTCCGGGAAAGACACTGGACTCCTCAGAACGTAGAAAATGTTGCTCTCTCGCGCCTTCTCCCCTCCGGTCTTTGTTACATCCGATTAATTTAGTGACATACCAAGACAGGTCGAATCTTAGGTTTTCATCCTCATCAATTGCCACCAAGTTGCATGTGGATCTATCCAGTAATTAAAGTATTTAGTAAACAAAAAAATTGCCCCTCTTTTTGATAGAGAGGGGCAATTGGCCATTAGACTTATATAAATGGTTATGGAATCAATACCACTTTAATTGACTCGTCACCTTTTTCTGCCAATTCCATTCCTTTTTTGAACTCAACGAGCGGAAATTCATGGGTTATGATATCTTCGGCTTTCACTTTGCCTTCTTGAATAAAGCGGATAGCAGCTGGATAGGTATAGGGACTCAAATGGGCGCCTCGAATTTCAATTTCTTTCACATCTCCAATAATTGACCAGTCAAGGAGAGTTGGTTCATTGAAAACACTAAACTCAACATATCTTCCCAATTTTCGAATCATATTCATTCCTTGATGAACTCCCTTGGGATTACCACTGGCATGAATATAGACATCGCAGCCATAGCCATCGGTCAGATCTTTCACTTTAGCCACCACATCTTCTTTTAATGGATTCATAACTAAATCTGCACCTAATTCTTTAGCTAAATTTAATCTTTTTTCTTTTGCGTCGATTGCAATCAGGAGTTTCGGATTTTTAAGACGAGCAGTCTGAAGCATACCAAATCCAAGAGGTCCAATGCCGGCAATCACCACAACGTCATCGAGTTGGATATCAGCTCTCTCAACGGCATGGATAGCGCACCCTAACGGTTCAATATAGGGGGCCATATGAAGGGGGAAGCCTTCGGGTAGTTTGTGATTGCGAGCAGTAGCTGGAAATCTCATATACTCGGCAAAACCACCTTCGGCATCATGTTTCTGATAGCCGTAAATATTATGAACTTCACACATCCAGTATTCTCCTCGAAGGCAATAACGACAAACACCACAAGGAACAATTTGCTCGGAAGTTGCCCAATCACCGAGCTTCAAACCATACTTTTTGCTGGCGCCTTCTCCTAATGCCACCACTTGACCATAAAACTCGTGACCGGGGATAACTGGAGGTTTCACATAAGCCGGTTGACCATCTCCTCCCCAGATTCGTGCGGCACCATGGAAAGTTTTTACATCTCCCGCACATATTCCACAACCACCAACTTTTATCAAAACTTCTCCTGGCCCAATTTCTGGAACATCAACTTCTTCTAAGCGGAAGTCGCCAGGAGCATAGTTGACTACCGCCTTCATCTTTTTTGGAATGTTTCCAGATGATTCGATATGTGCCATAACAAGGTACCTCCATGATTCTTATTTTTTTATCAATTACTTTCCCCCAATGATTTTCTCTGTTCACCTTAATATTATATACAAATTTGGGGAAGAAGACAGAAATAATTAAAAAATGAGATCTTCGCGCCCTCGAAAAACCAGGGCTTAGAATGACCGATTAAAGAATTTATTAGATGGTATTTTCAGGATAGATGGTCAAACTGTAGGTATTTTGTGTTTCTAATAATCTGATTCATTAGCTTTCCCCTTTGATCTATCTCATAAACCATAATATTAGGAGTTTTTTGATCATGAATAAAAGGAGGTTGTTCTTCAATAAATTCAATTAAAGTTTCTATGAAACCATAGAGGCATGGATAAATGAGATAGAGAGCAGAAAAAAGCAGTATAGCGATAATGATAAGGAAGGGCAGTGTACGATGTTTAAAACGATACTTGGCTTGTAACTGTTGTTCATCAATTTCAAGTAATAGTTGGTGGATTTTTTCAGCTTTATCTTTATTTTCTAAATCATCCGTTATCATTCACCTCCTTTGATATCAAGGACCCAATTCCTTTCTTTTTGAACTATCAGACTGTTTACTTATAGTAAATAACAATAAAATGTTCGATGGGTCAGTGGAGCAAGCGAGTAGATTAGTTAGTGTTTTTTGAGTATTGAATCAAGAGCTTTTTGCATGTCTTCCGGTCTAAGAGTGCCGAGTAAAATCTTCTTTTGATCAATAGTGACCAATTGAACTCCGATATCTCCAGAGAGAGTATAAGCTTTTCCGTATTTTCCATAACGGATTCCCCATCCTCCATAATCTCGCAAAGGTTGGTAATGGACAATTTGATAACTCACCAGGTTTTCTTTTGGAATTCTCTGATATTGGAAATGAAAAGGTCTATAACGATAATAAACCCCATAACTACTCACTTGAATTTCTAAACGATTTAAAAACATAAACAGTGGTAGACCGATAATGACAATCAATCCAACGATTAATAATCCTGTATCTGACATTGGATTATTTCCCCAAGTTTTTTTAAAAATTAACTGTTGTATCATCCCATACAAAAAAACCACTATAGGAATCAAAACTAACCCCCAGATCCATTGAGATCTAACGGATTGAATTTCTTTAAAAATTACTTGATTAGAATTTCCAATATTCATCTTATGCCCTCAATATATTCATCTTTTTCTTTAAAATAATTTAATTGATTTTTCAGCTTAATGCAAATTACTCTGAATATAATTATAGAAGGAAAATTCAAAAAAAAAGGCTGCCCATGTAATGAGCAGCCTTTATATAAACCATTTTTACCGATTACATTTTCCCCGGTTTTCCATCATGCCTCGACCGTTTCCATCTCGATTACGACCGCATCGTCCCCGACAATCCCAATTGTCATTTTGGTTTTGGTTTCCTCGATTACTATTATCATTTTTTCCGCCTGTCCAGAGGGGATACCCATCAGCATCTCTTAATTCATAGGTCTTATTGTTTACCTTAAAGGAATAGGGAAGAAATACATTTTCTGCAACAAATTCACCGGTCAGAGAAATAGCAGCTCCAATTTGGAAATCCTTTGGATCGTATTGTTTTACCGGACCCAACTCAACCTCAATCACTTTGCCATCCGCATCAACTTTAATTTCAATCTGTGGGGGAGTAAAATCAATGGCTTGTATTGTTCCGCTCATTTCAACTGTTTTACCAGTCAGCTGTCTCCCATAATTATTTTCTCCTCGTCCACGAGCCAAAGCAAAACTACTAACCATAAGAACAACCAGAAGAGCTACGGTAACACCACTTAAAATCTTCTTCATTATTTCCAGCTCCTTTCGACTTTTTACTGATTGTTCCTATTTTAGCCTCCCAACCTTAGAATAACCTTAGAATTCCCTTAAAGTTTGATTAGAATTTAACCCTTCACCCTAAAACATCTTCTATAAATTTGCCTTGTTTATAAAACAACTCTCCGTCAGCATAGATCTCCCCTTGGTCACGCATATCGCAAAGCATATCCCAATGAATTGAAGATTGATTGGTCCCACCTGCTTCCAGCATCGAGTCTCCCAAAGCCATGTGTATCGTACCTCCAATTTTTTCATCAAACAACATATTCCGGGTAAATTGCTGGATTTGATAATTCGTTCCAATAGCCACTTCTCCAAAAAAACCAGCTCCATTATCAGTGGTGAGAAGAGCACGGAGTAAATCCTCACCTTTTTTTGCCCGGGCTTCGACGACATGACCGTTACTCACTCTTAAAGAAATATCTTCAACTTCTTTTCCCATATAAATCCCTGGAAAACTAAAAGTAATAAGCCCTTCGATTTGATTTTCAACTGGAGAGGTAAAAATTTCTCCATCAGGGAAATTTTCTCGTCCACAACAATTAATCCAGGTACGATCGGCAATTCCCACCCTTAAATCGGTTTTTTCGCTGACAATACGCAGTTCTTTTTTTGAATTGAGATAACCAATCCATTTCTCCTGATCTTTTTCAATTCGCATCCACTCAGCAATGGGATTCTCGGTATGGAGATATCCCGCTCTGTAAACAAAATCTTGGTATTCTTCTAAGCTCATACCAGCTTCCTGGGCATCGGCATGAGTAGGATACTGAGTTCCACACCAGCGAAGACTTCCATCTCCCATTCTTTGGGAAAATTTTCGACGAATCGCTTCGTTGGCTTGTATACTCATTTTGATTTTTTCGGAATCAATGTTGGTACGAGACTTGGTGTTCCAACTTCCCCAAGCAGTCAAAAAAACATCAGCATGATCCACGATGGTTTTAAAAAAAAGGTCTTCAGCGTGGACTGCCTCCCGACTTCCATACCGGAATTTTGCCAATCTTACCGAATCAAGCTCCACGATGGTTCGCACCACAGCCCCCATCTGAAAAGCTTGGGTTGCAACTGCTTCAATCCAAGGAATAGCAACATCCTCTGCTGTAATAAAGACTTTCTCACCGGGCTGGACCCGGGTGGAATAAGAAAGGAGAAGCTTAGCTAATTTTTGTAAATAAATATCGGACATATTCATCCCTCGATATAAATTTTTTTTATAAAACCAAACTTAATAAGTATATCAAAATTTTATCCAATTTGAAAATTACTATCTGATTCTGTTCAAAAACAAACAGGAATAACCAAGCTTTAACTCTTTTCTTTTCTCGAAAATTTTTTTATAATATTAAAAGAAGGGGTGCGCCTGTAGCTCAATGGACAGAGCCGCGGACTTCGGATCCGAAGGTTGGGGGTTCAACTCCCTCCAGGCGCGCCATTTTTTTCTCCACCTCACTTCAAGAGTGCCCCTTCCCAAAAGAATAATATTTTTCATTAAATCTTGGGTATGGTAAAATATTGAAAATTTTTTATTTTTTCAGGTAAAAATATTTGAAGGAATGATTTCAATGAAAATAAGGCATCTTTATGAGCTCAAAAGTCCTTCATATATTGTAGTATTTATAATATTTCTATTCCTTTTTTGGAATACCTCAGCAGAGAGCTTTGCCTCCCTTCTTATTACTGAATTTATGGCTTCCAATGGTTCCATAATTTTAGACCAGTCGGGAAAACTTAATGATTGGATCGAAATTCATAATACATCATCCCAACCTATCGATATAAGTGGTTATTTTATATCCGACAAATTAGACGATCCCTTAAAATGGCAGATTCCGGAAGGATATCATCAGGAAACGATCATTCCTGATGGTGGTTTTATCGTTCTAATCGCTGATGGGAGACCTGATCATGGTCCGCTTCATCTCGATTTTGAACTTTCTAAAACCGGGGAGAGCATTATTTTAACTGAACCAGATGGGGACACAACCATTGATGTCGTCACCTTTGGTCCACAGTGGAAAGATGTCTCCTTTGGGAGGTCAACAACGAGTCCGGAAACCGAGGTGTTCTTTCTTTCACCTTCCCCAGGAAATCCTAATCAGGGAGCAAAAACCGCTTCCTATTGGATTGCTGGTCTTTATCTCTTTTATAAATCGTACCGGGAACTTTTCCTTACCTTTTTTGCTTTTTTAATCATTCTCACCTACATCAGCATTCGACTTTTTCAGGTTCTTAAAAAGCTTAGACAGGTCGAAGAAAAACAAACATCTTTGATTCAAGCCGTTCCTGAAATTATCCTTCAACTCGACCACAAAGGACAAGTAGAATGGCTTAACCAACCTGGTATTGGCTTTTTCGGTGAAAATACCTTAGGAAAAGATTGTCGGGAATTATTCAAAACTGCAATTTCATCGGTATCCATTGAAGATATCATCCAAAATCAAAATTTTGGGAGTTCTCTTTCTGATGCCCATTTCATTACCGAGTTTCCTTCCCATAAAGATGAATTTCAAAAAATTATTGATTGGAGCTCAAGCCCCTGTCTTCTCCAAGGTAGCAAAAAAGGAATTCTTTTGGTAGGGCGTGATATAACTCAGCAGCAATATAATGAAAAAAGAATTAAAGATAGCGAAAAAAACTATCGAGATCTTTTCGAAAAAACTCCAATTGGTATTTTAAAAGTTGATGTTAGTGGGGAAATTCTTGATATCAACCAACACATGTTGGAGATATTAGGAGCAACTCATAAGGAAGAAATACTTCATACTAACCTTGCAAATCTTTTTGTCCCGGAACAACCGTTTTTTAATGATGATTATAAACAATTGATAAAAAACCAAGTAATATCAAAGGATGGGGAATACACCTC encodes the following:
- the ysnE gene encoding putative N-acetyltransferase YsnE → MNKPYTIMEVTNEKTSIDNIKQLFLEYAQSLNFSLCFQNFQQELDELPGVYSPPKGLLYLALVYGKPAGCIAMKPLKEQICEMKRLYVRPEFRGLGIGKGLAIHLISRAKELGYHKMRLDTISTMKEAITLYRSLGFYEIEPYYNNPVEGAHYMEINLIG
- the rpfG_4 gene encoding Cyclic di-GMP phosphodiesterase response regulator RpfG gives rise to the protein MKIRHLYELKSPSYIVVFIIFLFLFWNTSAESFASLLITEFMASNGSIILDQSGKLNDWIEIHNTSSQPIDISGYFISDKLDDPLKWQIPEGYHQETIIPDGGFIVLIADGRPDHGPLHLDFELSKTGESIILTEPDGDTTIDVVTFGPQWKDVSFGRSTTSPETEVFFLSPSPGNPNQGAKTASYWIAGLYLFYKSYRELFLTFFAFLIILTYISIRLFQVLKKLRQVEEKQTSLIQAVPEIILQLDHKGQVEWLNQPGIGFFGENTLGKDCRELFKTAISSVSIEDIIQNQNFGSSLSDAHFITEFPSHKDEFQKIIDWSSSPCLLQGSKKGILLVGRDITQQQYNEKRIKDSEKNYRDLFEKTPIGILKVDVSGEILDINQHMLEILGATHKEEILHTNLANLFVPEQPFFNDDYKQLIKNQVISKDGEYTSRWEKKFWLQYKIFPIFDELGKLKEMIITGENVTAKKEAEDKLQYISLHDSLTGLYNRPFFEEELKRLNTERQHPLSVIIGDVNGLKILNDTFGHLEGDQLLKKTAEILQKCCRQEDIISRWGGDEYAIILPQTDRETAIQICDRIRNECQMQENNLIPISISLGVSTKSLPIQDFKKIIIDAEENMYQEKLIESDHYRRKMLSTFINNLKPKTWHSTDLCRLCLWFGMVLNLPYSEEELMYLADLHDLGKINMDIDFLSQAGPLNEDGWKKIKKHPEIGYRIAQAIHQISTIADTIWAHHERWDGTGYPRGLSKENIPLLARIMAIADAYDAMRCGRPYQSPLTKEEAINELLHYSGSQFDPNLVSLFIKHCPIITSEEMSSN
- a CDS encoding Aminopeptidase T, translated to MSDIYLQKLAKLLLSYSTRVQPGEKVFITAEDVAIPWIEAVATQAFQMGAVVRTIVELDSVRLAKFRYGSREAVHAEDLFFKTIVDHADVFLTAWGSWNTKSRTNIDSEKIKMSIQANEAIRRKFSQRMGDGSLRWCGTQYPTHADAQEAGMSLEEYQDFVYRAGYLHTENPIAEWMRIEKDQEKWIGYLNSKKELRIVSEKTDLRVGIADRTWINCCGRENFPDGEIFTSPVENQIEGLITFSFPGIYMGKEVEDISLRVSNGHVVEARAKKGEDLLRALLTTDNGAGFFGEVAIGTNYQIQQFTRNMLFDEKIGGTIHMALGDSMLEAGGTNQSSIHWDMLCDMRDQGEIYADGELFYKQGKFIEDVLG
- a CDS encoding D-arabitol-phosphate dehydrogenase; the protein is MAHIESSGNIPKKMKAVVNYAPGDFRLEEVDVPEIGPGEVLIKVGGCGICAGDVKTFHGAARIWGGDGQPAYVKPPVIPGHEFYGQVVALGEGASKKYGLKLGDWATSEQIVPCGVCRYCLRGEYWMCEVHNIYGYQKHDAEGGFAEYMRFPATARNHKLPEGFPLHMAPYIEPLGCAIHAVERADIQLDDVVVIAGIGPLGFGMLQTARLKNPKLLIAIDAKEKRLNLAKELGADLVMNPLKEDVVAKVKDLTDGYGCDVYIHASGNPKGVHQGMNMIRKLGRYVEFSVFNEPTLLDWSIIGDVKEIEIRGAHLSPYTYPAAIRFIQEGKVKAEDIITHEFPLVEFKKGMELAEKGDESIKVVLIP